AACCAATCAAATAGTAGACCTTGGTTCGGGTAGCGGAGGTGGACTTATTTGGTTGAACTCTCAATTGAAAAAAGACATACCTGACCTGAAAATAATTCTGACTGACTTTTATCCAAACATTCCTGCTTTTAAATTGACCAAAACGAAATCTGATAACTTTGAATATTTGGAAAAGTCCGTTGATGCAAGAAGTGTTCCTAATGAATTGAAAGGCTTGAGAACTCAATTTTTATCATTGCACCATTTCAAGCCGAAAGACGCTAAATTAATTCTACAAAACGCCGTTGACACCGATAGTTCAATTGCAATATTTGAGGGACAAGAAAGAAGTTTACCAAGTATTTTGGCTATGTTGTTTTCACCAATATCAGTTCTACTAACAACACCTTTTATAAGACCTTTTAAGATTGGGCGAATTGTTTTCACATATCTTATTCCTATTGTACCATTGTTTGTTCTTTGGGACGGAGTTGTTTCTTCGTTACGAACTTATTCAGTTAAGGAAATGAATAAACTTGTTGAAAATTTGAACGGAACAGAAACCTATGATTGGGAAATTAATAAAGTAAAATCAGGACCAAGTGCTATACTCTATTTGCTTGGCACTAAAAAATAATAAAAATACGTACTACAACAATGGCTATAATTCATTATGGTTTTGTGCCACACCAAAATAAAAGTATAAATCAAATGGCTGGATTTCGGCGGAATAATCCTGCGGATGATTCCACAACGAAACCATAACCAAGACCTTTGGCAATAATTAGAGGTTGAAACAACAAAAACATGAAATCTGAAATAGATAAATTGGACACGAATCTAAAGGAGAAAAGACCTGAATATTATAGTAAGCTTCAAAAACCTCTATCTAAAGAAGAAATATTTGCCTTAGAAGTGAAGTATAATAAAATCATTCCATCTGATTTAAAGGAGTTTTATTTATGGAAAAATGGACAAAGTCAAGATAGTTATGAAGCATTTGTAAATAATTCCATGTTTGAACCTCTGGAATTTGTATTATCAGGAAATCAGGAATTTACTGAAATGATAGGATATGATTTTGAAATAGAAAATTGGTGGAACGAAAATTGGCTACCTATTTTTTCTAATGGAGGTGGCAGTTATATCTGTTATGACTTGAAAGGAGTTTTTACTGGACAAAAAGGGCAATTGGTCGAGTATTGGAAAGGGGATAATGATAGACCTGTAATCACACCAAGTCTTGCTGACTTTCTGAACAGTTTAAATCAGTACTATGAGAAAACATCAGAAAACGATTTTGATGAATACTTCGATATTAGCGAAAGTATTACTCAATGGAAAAAAGAGTTTATAGTGGACAAACCAATTGAAAAATAACTATTGCCAACATGGTGTATGAATAATAGCGGTTGAAGTGTTAAAACGAAAGTATAGACATAAAACAAAGGTTAGTGCAAAATCGAAAGGTTGGTGAATAGAAATCCGCTACTACTCATACATTAGACCGTTGTGCCCAAATAGAATGAAAAAGATAATCTATACAATTTTGATTTTAGGCATCATTGGTTCAGTAATAGTCACATCACTCTATTTTGGCTATCTAAGATTTAATTATCCTAGTGAAAGTGAATATCCGATTAATGGAATTGATGTCTCTCATCATCAAAATGAAATAGATTGGAAGCTCGTTAAGGAACAAAAAATACGATTTGTATTTATAAAAGCAACTGAAGGAGGAGACTTTATCGATAAACGTTTTAATCAAAATTGGAAAGAGGCAAAAGAAAACGGTATTGATGTAGGGGCATATCATTTTTTTACTTTCTGTAGAGCCCCACAAGAACAAGCAAAAAATTTCATAAATGTTGTTCCGAAAATCGATAATTCATTACCACCTGTAATCGATTTAGAATTTGGTGGAAATTGCAGATTAAGGAAAAGTAGAGACTCTTTAATAAAAGACATTAAAATATTTGAAGAAATAATTTACACCCATTATCAAAAAAAGCCCATACTATACATTACTCAAGATTTCTACAATGCATTTCTACTTAATGAATTCAAAGATAATCCAATTTGGGCGAGAGATATTTATAAAAAACCCGAACTAAAAGATAAAAGAGAATGGATGTTTTGGCAATACGGAAATCGTGGACATCTAAAAGGAATAGATATGTATGTTGATCTAAATGTCTTTAATGGAAATAAAGAAGCATATAAAAAACTAAAAACTGGGCACAACACGGTGTATAAGTAATAGCGGTTTAAGTGATGAATCGAAAATATAATCTGAAAACAAAGGTCAGTATAAAACCGAAAAGTTTGTGAGTAGAAATCCACTACTACTCATACACTGGACCTTTGGCCACAAGCAAAACAAACAGAAATGGATATACAAACGGATTGGAAAATAATAAGAAGGCATTTTAATAAAAGTTTTAGTTCTAACTTCTATATTTCAATCGCTTCAGTTGATTCGGAAAATAATCCGACAGTCACACCGATCGGTTCTTTATTTCTAAATGACAATCAAACTGGATTCTATTTTGAAAAATTTCCATCAAAATTGCCTGAACACGCTAAAAATAACCCTAAAGTTTGTTTACTTGGAGTGAATAGTGGGAGAATATTTTGGATAAAGGCATTGTTCAAAGAGAAGTTTGCTGACTTTCCAGCAATGAAACTTTATGGAGAACTTAGAGAAAGAAGAAAAGCAACCAAAAGAGAAATTAAACGACTGAATCGGAGAATGAAAGCAACAAACGGACTGAAAGGCAACACGTATTTATGGAAAAAAATGGAGTTTGTCCGAGAAATAGTATTCACTAAAGCTGAAAAAATTAACCTCGGAAAAATGACGGCTGAGTTATAAGCGATAAAATCCAGTGGCTAACAATGTATAAAAAAATAGCGGTTTAATCGCTAAAACGAAAGTAAGTGAATATAGAAAAGTTAATGTTTAACTGAAAAGTTAGTGTGTAAAAATCCGCTACTATTCTTATACTAGACCGTTGGCAAACGTTAAATTGAAGAATGAATAAATTAACCATTTTATTACTGATTGTTTTGACCTCTTGTGCTACAATAACTAAGGTCAACTCTTTAGCTGATAGTAAAATGAATGAACTGCTCGGAAAAAAGATAGAAATTTTAGGAACAGCTGTCAATACGAAATTAGGAGCAATGCTAGTTACAGAAGATGGTTCTATATGGATCAACGGAAAGCAAGAGTGGCCTAGAGGTTATTATTATGGTGATGACAACGGGAAGAAACTAAAAGTTACTGGGACTGTTATCAAAAAATATGACTTACCGGTTGTTATACAAAAAGAAGGTGAATTGCCTAAATCAGGAATACCTGTCCCAGAAGGAACAGATATAAAAGAAGCAAGTCGTAGATACCTTCTCAAAAATGCAAAATGGAAAATTACAGTAGATTAAAACGATTTGCTAACACTGTGTAAAAATGCATTAAAGCGCATTTTACATTAATCGTTGTGCTTAATTTGGCGTAATATTTGTTGAATAAATAGAATGACAAAAACAATTTCATTTGTTCTATTTTTTTTTAACTTTTTATGCTGCAATTGGACAAAATAATTCAATAAAGCAGTCGGATTTAATTGGATGCTGGAAATACTATCCTGAAGAAAGTAAGTTTTTTACTGATATGATTGTTTACAGGCCTTGTGACAATAAATCTTTTCCTAACAAGTGGACAATGAGAGCTAGGTTCAAAATGAATTTAGTTAGAGAATACAAAATCATACGATTAGAAAAAGGACTACTTGGAGTTAAGACTAATTGAAATAAAAAAACTACGTACAACAACGTCTATAATTAAGCTTTCCCTTCTACCCTACTTGAAAATTCATAACTTTAAATAACAGCTGGATTCCGAACTTGGAAAATCCCAATGGATTTGCCAAGCCAAAATCATAGCCCAACCATTGGCAATAATTTAACTCAAAATCATAGATTGATAGTATGAAAACATTTTTAACTGTATTTTTTTGTTTCCTAGTCTTTACAGGATGTAAAAAAACTAAAGAAATAGAGGAGAAAAAGCAATCTAATCCCAAGGTCTCAATTTTAGGTGTATTTCATTTTGCAGGAACGTCAGATTTCTCTTCGGTGGAATTTGAAAGCCTTGAGTCCGAAAAGAGACAACAAGAAATCAAAGAGATTGTAAAAAAACTTAAAGAATTTAGACCGACTAAAGTTATGCTTGAATTTCCAGCCTCTGATTCCCAATATTTGGATAGTTTATATACAGAAACCTTAAACGGGAATCACGATTATACCATTAACGAAATAGAGCAATTAGGCTTTAGATTAGCAAAAGAACTGAATCATAGCAAGGTTTATTCCATAGACCATAGACTTGATTTGCCGTTTGAAAAACTTATAGAGTTTGCGGAAAAAAATGATAACGAAAGACTTGAGAAAATGATTGCTTCCGTAGAAAAACAGGATAAAAAAGAATCGGACTTCTTAGAAAGAAACTCAATACTAGATTACCTTATCTATCGTAACTCAAATGAAGAAGATATTAGAAACAAGGACCAGTACTTGAATAAGACAGCGAAATTTGTTAACGATTCAAGCTATATTGGAGCTAAGTTTGTATCGAAATGGTGGGAGCGAAATATTTACATGATGACTAATATAGACAAGTGGATTACCTCGAATGACAGGGTTTTGGTCATAGTGGGGGCCGCCCACAGGGCAGTACTAAAAGATTTTTATGAAGACAGAACAGACGTTGAGTATGTGGAAATAACGAATTTTTTAAAAAATAAAACTACTATCAACAATGACTATAAGTAATTGTTTTTTCTCGCCCACTTCTGAAAACCCTTGCGGATTTTCAGTTTGGTGTGTACTTGCAAAGTTAAGTACCAAACCACGCAACTATTAATAGCCGAGACCATTGTGAGTAACTTTAAAAAAATCACCTAACCATTAATGAGTAAAATACTTAGAGAACATATAGAGAAAATCATCTCATTGACAGATGAAGAGTTTGAGTTTGTTCTATCTCATTTTAGTCTGAAAAGATTTTTGAAACACCAATTCCTTATACAAGAAGGAGATTCTGTAAATAATGACTTTTTTATACTAAATGGACTTTTAAAAGCTTCACATAGAAATGAAGAAAACAAAGAACATATTTTACAATTCGCAACAGAAAAATCCTGGATAACTGACCCTCAAGCATATAACAATCAAACAATAGCGACATTAAACATTCAATGTCTAGAGGACGGAAATAGTTTATTTATTACATTGGAAAACAGAGAAAAATTGTGTAATAGTTTGCATAAAATGGAATCCTTCTTTAGAAAAAAAGCGACAAAAGAACACATCTTATTACAAAGAAGAATTTTATGCTTGATAAGTAATAATGCAAAAAACCGTTACGAAGATTTACTCAAACAATATCCATCTCTAATTCAACGAGTCCCAAAGACAATGATTGCTTCATATCTTGGAGTTTCAAGAGAAACCCTAAGTAGGCTAGTGTGACTTTTATCACAATTTATCTGTGAGGTTTATCTTTTAACGCTTCCTTTTTTTCTTCCAAATTTGTTGTATTAAATACTATAACTAATGGAATACCGAAATTTAGGAAAATCAGGATTAAAAGTACCATTATTAAGCTTAGGCACAGGAACATTTGGAGGTACAAACGAATTCTTTCAACGCTGGGGTCAGACAGATGTAAAAGAAGCATCAAGGTTAATAGACATATGTATAGAGAGAGGAGTCAATTTTTTTGATACAGCTAATGTTTATTCTCAAGGAGCATCCGAAGAAATTTTAGGAAAAGCCATTAAAGGAAAAAGAGAAAAAACAATTATTTCAACCAAAGGCTCGTTTGAAATGGGAAGTGGAATAAATGACAAAGGTTCTTCCCGTTCCCACATAATTCAAGCTTGTGAAGACAGTTTAAAACGTTTAAATACAGATTATGTAGACATTTACTTCATACACGGTTTTGATGTAAACACGCCTATAGAAGAAACACTAAGAACATTAAACACTTTAGTTTCAAGTGGAAAAGTAAGATATATAGGGTGTTCAAATTTTGCTTCTTGGCAATTAATGAAATCATTATCTATTTCAGAACGACATAACTTAGAAAAATATGTTATCTATCAAGGTTATTATTCACTTATTGGTCGTGATTATGAACAAGAATTAATGCCCCTTATAAAAGACCAAGAAATGGGGTTAATGGTTTGGAGCCCTTTAGGTTGGGGAAGATTGACTGGTAAAATTAGAAGAAATCAACCCATTTCAGAAGGAAGAATAAAATCTGGAGGAGATATTGGCTCACCTCCTGTTGAAAATGAATTTTTATATAATGTAGTAGATGTACTAGACAGCATTTCAAATGAAACAGGAAAAAGTATTCCGCAAATTGCTATCAATTGGTTAGCTCAAAACAAAACGGTTTCAAATATTGTAATTGGAGCTAGAAACGAAAAACAACTTATGGATAATTTAAATTCGGTTGAATGGAAATTATCTGTACAACAAATGAATGATTTAAATACAGTTTCAAAACAAGCTCTTATTTATCCTCATTGGGTTGGAGAAAGATAAAAAAAGCGACAAACAACAACGTATAAAAATAATAAGGGGTTAAGTGTTAAACCAAAACATAGTGCTTTTTAATATATTTAGCTAAGTGCTAAATCGAAAAGAAAGTGCATTTTACCCCCATACTATTCTTATACAAACACGTTAGGAACAAGTTGAAGCAAATTAATTTACCGAACGTTTGGTAATTAAATGTTTCTACCTATATTTGCACTATGAGGCCACAAAAAGTATTAGATATTGAAATCTTAAAAGGGTTGACTAAAGTTTTTCGTTCTAAAGGATATGAAGGGGCAAGCTTAAAAGAATTATCTGAAGCAACAGGTCTAAAAAAAGCTAGTCTGTATCACAGATTCCCAAATGGAAAGCAAGAAATGGCTGATGCCGTTTTAAATCATTTAGGCGAATGGATTATCAATAATGTGTTTCAGTCTCTTTTGGATGATGATATTGAGCCTCAAATAAGATTAAAAAATGGGTTATCAGAAATTCGTACTTTGTATAATGACGGAAAAGAAACCTGCATTTTTCGGGCTCTATCTATGCAAACAGGTATTGAACTATTTGAGGAACAAATAAAAAAGGGAATGAACGAATGGCTTTCCACTTTTAAGGAAATTGGAATGGCGTTTCAGTTAAATCACAAAGAAGCAGAACAAAAAGCTTTACAAGTGTTAATTGAAATTCAAGGTAGTTTAATAGTGACTAAAGGAATAGGAGATATTTCAATTTTCGAAAACACGATAAAAAATATTGAGCACAAATATATTAATGAATAAAAATTTATTTATAAATTTTACCGAATGTTCGGTAATAAAATTTCAATCATGAAAAAATACCCACTACCACCTTTCAACAAAGAAACAGCTGAACAAAAAGTTCAAATGGCGGAAGACGCATGGAATAGCAAAGACCCTATAACTGTGTCTATGGCATATACTGAAGATACAGAATGGCGTAATCGAAATCAATTTATTAATGGCCGGCAAGAAGTACAAGAATTTTTAAAAAACAAGTGGCAAAATGAATTAGACTACAAACTTCAAAAAGAGTTATGGGCTTTTATCGATAATAAAATTGCCGTAAGATTTGAATACGAGTATAAAAACAAAGATGGTATATGGTATAGGGCTTATGGTAATGAAAATTGGGAATTTGATGAAAACGGATTAATGCAAAAGCGCTACGCAAGCATTAACGACCTAGAAATAAAAGAATCTGAACGAAAACTTTAAATACATATTACAATGAAAAAATTTAAACTTATTTATCTATTTACCTTGATGCTAATAATATCCTGTAAAGAAAAACCGAGCACATTAAAGGACGAAAACGCACACTCAAACCAAAAGCAAACAAATCCAGTTTACTACAAAACATTAAGTGTTGATGGTGTTAAAGTAGCTTATAGAGAAGCTGGAGATAGTAAAAACCCAACATTAGTTCTTCTGCATGGCTTTCCATCGTCTTCTCATCAATATAGAAAAGTATTGAATCAGCTTTCTAATGAGTTTCATCTAATAGCACCAGATTATCCTGGTTTTGGAAATAGTGATTTTCCTTCTGCAAAAGATTATGAATATACTTTTGACAATATTGCTGAAACCATAAATTCGTTTTTAGAATTAAAAGAAATCAATGCCTATGCCTTAATGATTCAGGATTATGGTGCGCCAATAGGTTTTAGGATAGCTACCGCATATCCAGAAAGAGTAACTGCCATTATTAATCAAAATGGTAATGCCTATGAAGAAGGACTTGGAGAAGCTTGGAAGGGCATTAGAGATTTTTGGGCCAATAGAAATGAGCAAACAGAAAATGCACTGTTGCCAGTTTTCTCTTTAGAAAGCTTAAAATGGCAATATACACATGGTACCAGAAACCCTGAAAATGTAAATCCTGACACATGGCATTTGGATTATTTAAGACTATCTAGACCCAACGCTCATGCTGTAAACTTTGATTTGTTCTATGATTACCAAAACAACTTAAAATTATATCCAAAATGGCAACAGTATTTAAGAGATAATCAACCACCTCTATTGATTGTTTGGGGCAAGAACGATGCATTCTTTCCCGAAAGTGGTGCAGAAGCTTTTAAACAAGATGTAAAAAATATAGATTATAATATTTATAATACGGGACATTTTGCTTTAGAAGAAGATGGAAATGAAATTATCAATAAAATAAGAACATTCATGAAGAAAGTATCAAAATAGCCAGTTGCTAATAACGTGTATAAGTAATAGCGATTTGAGTTCAAACTCAGGTCGCTATTCTATTTTGTTTTGTAAATTACTTTCCAAAAAGTAGCACATATAAAGTCGCTACAACTCATATACAAATACGTTGCCAGCAATTTGAAAAAACCTTTGGACTAATAGAAAAATTTGAAAAACAGGACAAGTATAAATAAATACCATCGACTTCCTATTCTTGACGGATTAGAATTGCTAAATGCAAAATCTTGTACATTTGATTTCCCGTTTCACTCTCACGACACATTCAATATTTCATTAATTCTAAAAAACACTTTTAATACTAAACTTACAGATAGATTTTTAAAAGCACCTGTTGGAACAATTTGCATTACTAATGCTAAAGAGGTTCACGCTACCCCTTGCGACAATCTTATTGGGAATTCATTTTTTACATTCTATATCTCACCGGACGTAATTAAAAAACTAAACAATGGTCAAGATGTGTTCTTTAATGATAACATCATATATGAACAGAACATATTTAATGAACTTTATCTTTTATCACTTAACTTCAACAAAAGCGATATTCAGTTTGAAAAAAGACTAAAATCAACATTAACCACATTGATTTCAAAATATTCATGCAACAAGGAAAATAGCTACGAAACAAAACAACTTTTTCAAAATTTTATCGATGATACATCTTTTGATACTTTCTCATTAAGCAAAACAGCTTCGCAATTTGGAATAAGTAAATACAAATTCATACGATTGTTCAAGCAAGAAACAGGACTTACACCTAATAACTTTATGCTTCTAAAAAAAATTGAGCAAAGTAAAAAAATGTTGAAAAAAGGACATCCAATATTTGATGTTGCTATCGATTGTGGGTTTTACGACAATTCTCATTTCTATAAAAACTTTAAGCGATTCATTGGAGTTAATCCATTGGAATTTCAGAATGCTTTTTTCGCTGTTTAATGCAATATTTTACAATTAAAACGAATTTTAAATCTTCATTTTTGCTTACAGTAAAACCAAGAAAATGAAAATTTATCTTTCAATACTATTTGCACTAATATCTACCATTATATTCTCACAAAAAAAGGAATATGGGATTGGAGATTTAGAAAACAAACTCGATTCTTTAATTATAAAGACAATGGAATCCGAACATATTCCAGGAGCTTCCTTTATCATCGTAAAAGATGGAAAAACCTTACTCAAAAAAGGTTATGGATATACAACTTTAGACAAAAATGCAAAAACTGTTAATCCTGATTCTACAATTTTCAGAATTGGTTCAATAACCAAGACATTTACCATAACAGCACTTCTTCAACTCAAAGACAAAAACTTAATTGACATACATAAAGATGTCAACCAGTATTTGAAATCTGTAAAAGTTCCAACTACATATAGCGAACCTGTTACAGCTTCACACCTAATGACGCATAGTGCTGGGTTTGATGAATTAAGAGGCAGAGTTGTTTATGAAAAAGACCAACAAATATCATTAGAAACTTTTCTCGATGGTAAATTGATACGATTAAGGAAACCTGGAATTGTTTCTGCTTATTCTACTTTCGGAATTGCACTTGCAGGATTGTTGGTAGAAGATATTAGTGGACTATCTCTTGAAGAATATATGAAAAAGAACATTTGGCAACCTCTAGGTATGTCAATGACGAGTATAGAATTGCCAAAACATCAAAACAACAATTTATCAATAGGTTATGAATATGAAAATGGAATCAACGTGCCACAGCCTTGGGAATGGTACCATACTTTTCCTGCTTCCTCAATTAATAGTACTACCGCAGATATGGGAAAGTATCTGCAAATGCATCTTAATCTTGGTAAATTAAATAACACTAAAATTTTGAATACAGAAACAGCTTTGTCTATGCAAACACAACAACTCTCTGTAAATTCAGAAGTTTACGGTTTTGGATATGGTTTCTACGAAAAAAATCAATTTGGACTAAAAGCATATAATCACGGAGGGGATATGTTGGGATATAGCTCATTTATCACATTAGTTCCCGAAATCAATTTAGGTATTTTTGTCGTTCATCATCACGAGAATACAAATTTGAGAGCCAAGGTTGTATCACAAGTTTTAGAGCATTTTGGCACTAATGATGTAATCAATACCAATCCTGAAAGAATGCATAGCTATGTTTCCGATTTTGCAGGTACTTATAAATGGATGTCCAACTGCTATACTTGCCCAGATAGTGACCAACAACCAACTTATGAAATTACTGCAAATGATGACAATACGCTTTCAGGTTTTGGTAGAAAATTTTATCAAGTAGAACCATTATTATTCAAAAGTTACGATGGAAAAAGGATTATGGGGTTTTTACAAAATGAAAACGGGAAAATTAAATATATGTCTTTGGGAAATGTGAACGCATTTGAGAAAATGGAATAAAAACTGTTGACAACAATGTATATAAAACATAGCTATTTAAGGTTTTTCGAAAGGCTTGTGCGTATTTGCTAAGTCCGCCAAATTTTTAAATTTGGCTTTTAGAAAAAAGATAAAAATTCGGCTCGGTGTTAACCCAAAAAGTAAGTGCTCATTTATACGCTACATTTCATATACTAACCGCTAGCAATCATTATGATGAACCTATCTGATAAACCGAAAATTGCAGTTAACAAAATGGATACTGAAAAAATCTTAAACAAGATTGGAGAAATTTATTCGTCATTAACTCATGAATGTCAGCAGGAGTTCATTGCCAATTCAAAACTCAATACTTACAAAAAAGGAGATACTGTAGTTCGAGAAGGACAATACTCTAAAAAAGCCTATTTGATTATACAAGGTTGTGCCAGAGCTTATTATTTAAAAGGCGGAAAAGATATTTCTGACTGGTTTACTTTTGAAAACCAGTTTATGGCTTCAATTATTAGTTTTTTTAGCTGTCAACCAAGTCCACATTATGTTGAATTTGTAGAAGATTCAACAGTCTTGGAATTTTCTAAAGATACTGTTGATATGCTTTCAAAAAAACATCATGATTTTGAACGGTTTATCAGTAAAGTAGTCATTGAAACCATGTTAGGGCTTTGTGAAAGGTTACATACCATTCAATTTGCAAAAGCAGATGAAAGGTATAAACAATTGATCACTATTTATCCTGATATTTCTCAAAGAATTTCGCTCACACATATTGCTTCTTATCTGGGAATAACCCTTGAGACTTTGAGTAGAATAAGAAACCCTAAAATACGAATTTGATATATATCAAATGGGAACGCTTCCACTTACATCATCTTTGCAAAAAGATGTAAAAAATGGAAGAAAACGATATACAACTAACATCAATTTGGGGTAAATGGTGGGAGCCCATCAGAAAATGGTTTTATCCAATTTGGTTACTCTATGAACTCTCAATTCGCTTTAACGATTACGCATTGGCCGTCCATCAATATATAATGGTACAGCAAAACTATTTGGGAGAAATAACTATACAAATCTTTGCTGTATTTTTTGGCATTGTTACTTTCATTATTTGCACATCCTATTTGACAGTTCCTACTTGTCTTACTTTGTACAAGTTCTTTACAAAAAACGATTCAACGAGCACCAGATTTGAACAGAAAACAAAAAAGTATTTCTAATTTATACCTACCCAATATACTTCATATAAAACAATAAGCATGAAAGTGATTTCAGAAAATATTCCAACTAAAAGTTTAATTAATTC
The nucleotide sequence above comes from Flagellimonas sp. HMM57. Encoded proteins:
- a CDS encoding SMI1/KNR4 family protein, with protein sequence MKSEIDKLDTNLKEKRPEYYSKLQKPLSKEEIFALEVKYNKIIPSDLKEFYLWKNGQSQDSYEAFVNNSMFEPLEFVLSGNQEFTEMIGYDFEIENWWNENWLPIFSNGGGSYICYDLKGVFTGQKGQLVEYWKGDNDRPVITPSLADFLNSLNQYYEKTSENDFDEYFDISESITQWKKEFIVDKPIEK
- a CDS encoding GH25 family lysozyme, producing MKKIIYTILILGIIGSVIVTSLYFGYLRFNYPSESEYPINGIDVSHHQNEIDWKLVKEQKIRFVFIKATEGGDFIDKRFNQNWKEAKENGIDVGAYHFFTFCRAPQEQAKNFINVVPKIDNSLPPVIDLEFGGNCRLRKSRDSLIKDIKIFEEIIYTHYQKKPILYITQDFYNAFLLNEFKDNPIWARDIYKKPELKDKREWMFWQYGNRGHLKGIDMYVDLNVFNGNKEAYKKLKTGHNTVYK
- a CDS encoding pyridoxamine 5'-phosphate oxidase family protein; translated protein: MDIQTDWKIIRRHFNKSFSSNFYISIASVDSENNPTVTPIGSLFLNDNQTGFYFEKFPSKLPEHAKNNPKVCLLGVNSGRIFWIKALFKEKFADFPAMKLYGELRERRKATKREIKRLNRRMKATNGLKGNTYLWKKMEFVREIVFTKAEKINLGKMTAEL
- a CDS encoding DUF5694 domain-containing protein; this translates as MKTFLTVFFCFLVFTGCKKTKEIEEKKQSNPKVSILGVFHFAGTSDFSSVEFESLESEKRQQEIKEIVKKLKEFRPTKVMLEFPASDSQYLDSLYTETLNGNHDYTINEIEQLGFRLAKELNHSKVYSIDHRLDLPFEKLIEFAEKNDNERLEKMIASVEKQDKKESDFLERNSILDYLIYRNSNEEDIRNKDQYLNKTAKFVNDSSYIGAKFVSKWWERNIYMMTNIDKWITSNDRVLVIVGAAHRAVLKDFYEDRTDVEYVEITNFLKNKTTINNDYK
- a CDS encoding Crp/Fnr family transcriptional regulator; this translates as MSKILREHIEKIISLTDEEFEFVLSHFSLKRFLKHQFLIQEGDSVNNDFFILNGLLKASHRNEENKEHILQFATEKSWITDPQAYNNQTIATLNIQCLEDGNSLFITLENREKLCNSLHKMESFFRKKATKEHILLQRRILCLISNNAKNRYEDLLKQYPSLIQRVPKTMIASYLGVSRETLSRLV
- a CDS encoding aldo/keto reductase, producing the protein MEYRNLGKSGLKVPLLSLGTGTFGGTNEFFQRWGQTDVKEASRLIDICIERGVNFFDTANVYSQGASEEILGKAIKGKREKTIISTKGSFEMGSGINDKGSSRSHIIQACEDSLKRLNTDYVDIYFIHGFDVNTPIEETLRTLNTLVSSGKVRYIGCSNFASWQLMKSLSISERHNLEKYVIYQGYYSLIGRDYEQELMPLIKDQEMGLMVWSPLGWGRLTGKIRRNQPISEGRIKSGGDIGSPPVENEFLYNVVDVLDSISNETGKSIPQIAINWLAQNKTVSNIVIGARNEKQLMDNLNSVEWKLSVQQMNDLNTVSKQALIYPHWVGER
- a CDS encoding TetR/AcrR family transcriptional regulator — protein: MRPQKVLDIEILKGLTKVFRSKGYEGASLKELSEATGLKKASLYHRFPNGKQEMADAVLNHLGEWIINNVFQSLLDDDIEPQIRLKNGLSEIRTLYNDGKETCIFRALSMQTGIELFEEQIKKGMNEWLSTFKEIGMAFQLNHKEAEQKALQVLIEIQGSLIVTKGIGDISIFENTIKNIEHKYINE
- a CDS encoding nuclear transport factor 2 family protein — encoded protein: MKKYPLPPFNKETAEQKVQMAEDAWNSKDPITVSMAYTEDTEWRNRNQFINGRQEVQEFLKNKWQNELDYKLQKELWAFIDNKIAVRFEYEYKNKDGIWYRAYGNENWEFDENGLMQKRYASINDLEIKESERKL
- a CDS encoding alpha/beta fold hydrolase; the encoded protein is MKKFKLIYLFTLMLIISCKEKPSTLKDENAHSNQKQTNPVYYKTLSVDGVKVAYREAGDSKNPTLVLLHGFPSSSHQYRKVLNQLSNEFHLIAPDYPGFGNSDFPSAKDYEYTFDNIAETINSFLELKEINAYALMIQDYGAPIGFRIATAYPERVTAIINQNGNAYEEGLGEAWKGIRDFWANRNEQTENALLPVFSLESLKWQYTHGTRNPENVNPDTWHLDYLRLSRPNAHAVNFDLFYDYQNNLKLYPKWQQYLRDNQPPLLIVWGKNDAFFPESGAEAFKQDVKNIDYNIYNTGHFALEEDGNEIINKIRTFMKKVSK
- a CDS encoding AraC family transcriptional regulator is translated as MKNRTSINKYHRLPILDGLELLNAKSCTFDFPFHSHDTFNISLILKNTFNTKLTDRFLKAPVGTICITNAKEVHATPCDNLIGNSFFTFYISPDVIKKLNNGQDVFFNDNIIYEQNIFNELYLLSLNFNKSDIQFEKRLKSTLTTLISKYSCNKENSYETKQLFQNFIDDTSFDTFSLSKTASQFGISKYKFIRLFKQETGLTPNNFMLLKKIEQSKKMLKKGHPIFDVAIDCGFYDNSHFYKNFKRFIGVNPLEFQNAFFAV
- a CDS encoding serine hydrolase, producing MKIYLSILFALISTIIFSQKKEYGIGDLENKLDSLIIKTMESEHIPGASFIIVKDGKTLLKKGYGYTTLDKNAKTVNPDSTIFRIGSITKTFTITALLQLKDKNLIDIHKDVNQYLKSVKVPTTYSEPVTASHLMTHSAGFDELRGRVVYEKDQQISLETFLDGKLIRLRKPGIVSAYSTFGIALAGLLVEDISGLSLEEYMKKNIWQPLGMSMTSIELPKHQNNNLSIGYEYENGINVPQPWEWYHTFPASSINSTTADMGKYLQMHLNLGKLNNTKILNTETALSMQTQQLSVNSEVYGFGYGFYEKNQFGLKAYNHGGDMLGYSSFITLVPEINLGIFVVHHHENTNLRAKVVSQVLEHFGTNDVINTNPERMHSYVSDFAGTYKWMSNCYTCPDSDQQPTYEITANDDNTLSGFGRKFYQVEPLLFKSYDGKRIMGFLQNENGKIKYMSLGNVNAFEKME